CACCGGCCGGGCCACCGAGCAACGCGCACCCTGGGGATACACCCGGTTGGTCGCCGAGCGCGCCGTCGGGGCCACCGCACTCCTGGATGTGGAGACCGGCGGCGGTGAGGTACTCGCGGGCATTCCCGGGCTGCCTGCACGTACCGTCGCCACCGAGTACTGGCCACCCAATCTCGCCGTCGCCCGTCGCACACTCCACCCGTTGGGCGTCGAGGTCGTCGACGGCGATCCGCAGCAGCTGCCCTTCGAGGATGAGACCTTCGACCTGGTGATCAGCCGCCATCCCGTGGCACTGCCCTGGGGGGAGGCAGCGCGAGTGCTACGGCCGGGCGGCACCCTGCTTTCGCAGGGCATCGGCTCGGACAGCATGCTCGAACTGGCCGAGGCCGTCGCCGGGCCCCGCCCACCGAGCACCACGTCGCGTGCGGAGGGCAACGCGGAGGCGGCGCGAGCAGCCGGGCTCACTGTCACCGACCTGCGAACGGCGGCCCTTCGCGCCGAGTTCTTCGACATCGGCGCGGTGGTCTACTTCCTGCGCAAGGTGGTCTGGACGGTGCCGGATTTCTCCATCGAGACCCACCGGGCCCCGCTCGCCGAACTCCACCAGCGCATCCGCACCGAAGGTTCCTTCGTCGCCCATGCACAGCGGTTCCTGATCGAGGCGCACAAGCCCGTGTGACCCGCCCCCACGGTTCGTCCTGCCCCGCCGGGCCACCTTGTCGTGCCGCCTGCCCGGTGGGTGGGCGACACGGTCGGTCGGTGCCGGGTCAGGCCACCGAACCCGCTTCGGCTCCGAAGCGGCCCGCGAACACGACGGCGGCCATGCGCGCTCCCTCCGACCAGGCGACCGGGCCGACCTCGCTGCACCGCAGTCGGGTGCCCTCGGGCAACTCCCAGAACAGTTCGCCGGTGCAGGCGGGCAGGTCGGGCGAGCCCGCGCCGATCCAGTACTTGGCCTCGATCAGCCTGCCGCGCTCGAAGATCGGACACACGACGTATCCATCGCGGACCGTCAGTCCCTCGGTGTGGCAGCGCTCCAGGGCATCGCCCAACTCGACGAAGTGCCCATCGGCGTAGTCGGTCAGCGAGGTCGCCGTCGCCGACATCACGATCGGTCGGGCCTCGGTCTGCCGGAACAGCTGCGAGACGGGTTGCTCGATCTCCAGGACCACGGCCAACTCCTGGAAACTCTCCAGATCGGACAGCAACACGGGGTGCGCGATCGCCAACCGTTCGGGGGTGAGGGTCTGCACGGTCCCGGCGGCGTCCACCACGAGGACCGCGCCGTCGGCATCGATGTCGCGCAGCAATCCGGCAGACCGGGTGATCAGCGCACCTCGTTCGTCCACGGGGACCACGACGAGCGCGGACAACGCGTCCCGCCAGGTCTCGTCCTCGAACAGTCGGACCAGCGTCGTCACCGGAATCGGCAGGGAACGCACCATCCACCGCCGCACGGTCTCCCGGCATTCCCGCCGGAACCGGGCCTTCGGGTCACTCGGCGCGGCGGGCGGTACGACGGCGGGCAGTGCCGCACCGTCGGAGGCGACCAACACCAGATGTCCTCGGTCGGCTCGTCGTGTTGTTCGACGCCGGTTCCGCCGTCGGGCGACCCCCGTGATCGCAGTCCGCTGTTCGTCCCTCGTCATGTCTGTCGCCCCCATCTGAAGATCGTTGATCAAGTCGACGCGGACTGTATGGCAGTGCGCCGACAAGACCGCCGGCGCCCATCTGATCACGCACCGGAATCGGCTGTCATCGTACGGTGGTCGCCGGGTGCGGCGGGCGAGGTTTCGCGGCCGCATCGACCGGCCGCAGCACGCCGTCGAGGCGCGGGGGCGACGCCGGCGGGGAAGCCCGGTAGGTCTGTTCGAGCACGACTACGTGCGCGCGCCCACCACGAACGACCAGGGGTTTCGGTTGGCGTGTGGTGGGCGCGTGCGCGGCCTGTGGCGCGGAGTCGACTCGCGACGGTGGTGGTCGTGGCTATGGCGGGCTCGGCGAAGATTTTTTTATCAACTTTCATTGACGCTGAAGTGATCGAGCGGGCGGTGATCACTTCAGCGGCTCACGTACACCCGACGGGTGATCCCGGATCACCCGTCGGGGACGACGATCAGCGAACCGCTCGATGACGACAACGACCCGTAGTGCTCTGCGAGCAGCTCAACCCCTGGTGTCCTCCGCTGCCCGCGCCGTCGGAGTGGTCTGACCGAACACCCAGGGATTGGCCTCGCACTGGGCGAGGAACTCGCCGGGGAAACCCACCTCGAACCTCGCGGCCGCCGACAGCCGACGCACCGCCTCGGCAGACAGAACCAGTCCCGCCGCCCCGAGATTCTCGGTGAGCTGCTCGACGTTACGAGCACCCACGATCGGATGCACCCCGGCGAACCGCGACCGCGTCCACGCGAGCGCGACCTGCGCCGCACCGACGCCCAACTCCTCGGCCACCGCCAGCACCTCCCGGGCCACGGTGTGATCGACCTCGGTCAACGACTCGGCATCGACCCGAGTCGCGACAGCGGCGTCGCCGACAGAACGACGGCCACCACTGAACTTCCCGGACAGCACCCCACCCGCCAACGGCCCCCACGCGGCCACGCTCAGACCAAGGGCCTCGGCCATCGGCAACAGCTCTCGCTCGGCATCCCGCCGCAGCAGGTTGTACGGCAGCTGCACCGCCGCGAACGCCGTCCAATCCCGCCACTGCGCAAGGGTGTTCGCCCGACTGATCAACCACGCGGGCGCGTCCGAGATCCCGACGTAGAGGATCTTGCCCGCCCGCACGGCATCATCCAAAGCGCGCATCGTCTCCTCGATCGGCGTATGCCGATCCCACAGATGCACCCAGTACAGATCGAGATAGTCGGTACGCAGTCGCCGAAGGCTCTGTTCCAAGGACGACACCAGGTTCTTGCGGTGATTGCCCGCGGCATTCGGATCGGTCTGATCACGCGAGATCGTGTATTTGCTCGACAACACGAAACGATCTCGACGACCCGCCAACAACTCCCCCAGTATCTGCTCGCTCTGGCCATAGGCGGAGGCGGTGTCGATCACATTGCCGCCAGCCTCCGCATAGGCGTCCAGCATCGCCCGATACTCGCCGATCGCATCCCCCTCGTTCTCGTAGAAGGACATCGCACCGAAGAACAACTCGGACACCCGCAGCCCACTGCGGCCCAACAAACGATGACGCACAGACGTTCCCCTCCTACCCCGCGCCGCCGATCAGCCCCGACCCGCCGGAGTCACCGTGCGGGCCGCGAGATCGAAGGAGTCGCCGTCCAGTCCCCAGGACAACACCCGCCTCGGACGGATCACCATCCACGCCTCGTCGAACGGGAACGGCGCCGCCAACGCCAACCCCTTCGCAGGCCCGTCCCCCCACCTCGGCTCCGCCCGCCCACGAACCTCGATTCCCCTCGGCGCCCACGGATCCACCGACGCGAGATCATCGACGAGGAACGACACATCGGGATTGCCCACCACATCACGGAACTTCTTACTGCCCGCCATCCCGCTGCCCGCCACCCCACCGATCACCAGAACGTCGTCCTCGGCGTCGAACAGCACCCCGACCGGTCGCACCGAGGGACGCCCATCCCCACCAACCGTGGCGAACCGCCCCAACGGCTGACTTCTGAGATACGCGATCTCGTTGCTGGTGAATACGCTCATGACACCGACCCTTCTCGATCGGCCACCCCGTAACCAGACCGCGCCGAGACCAGCCCCACCAGGGACACGATCGACGAAACCCGCCCTACGACACTGCCTAGGATCGACCGGTGGGCGAAAACGAGATGGGTGCCTTCCTCCGGGCACGACGAGAAGCAGTCACCCCGGCCGCCGTGGGCCTACCCGACGGAACACGACGCCGCACCCCCGGCCTCCGACGCGGCGAACTCGCCACGATCGCAGGAATCAGCGTCGAATACCTCACCCGACTCGAACAGGGCCGCGACCGTCGCCCCTCCACCGAGATCCTGGCCGCCCTCGCCGACGCCCTGCACCTCACCTCCGACGAACGCATCCACCTGTACCGCCTCACCAAGACCGTCACCGGCAACGTCTGCCACGGCGGCGCCCCACCCAGCCGACCCCGAACCACCGTCCTGGCCCTACTGGCCCGGATGGACCCGAGTCCGGCCGTGATCATGAACCCGCCCGGTGACCTACTCGCCCACAACACCGCATACCGGCGCCTCACCGAACCGACCGGACTCCTGGACGACGAGACACCCAACCTCGCCCGCTTCGTCTTCACCGACCCCCGCGCACCCGAGGTGTTCCCCGAATGGGACCGCATCGCCGACGAACGCGCCGCAGACCTCTGGGCCGCCGCCTCACTCGGCGACGTGCCCTCGGCACGCCTGGCCGAGGAACTCTCCATCGCCGCGGGGACGAGCTTCAGCGACCGCTTCCGATCACCGGCCGCGCTCCCCGCCCGCACCGGAACACACCAGTGGGCCCACCCCACCGCAGGCACCCTGACCCTGCCCTACGAAACCCTGGAGATCCCCGACTCCGACGAACAACGCCTCCTGGTCTACCTCCCCGCCGACGAGAACACCGCCGCACTGGACCAGCTCACCCAGCCCTAGCTGCCCACCAGACAACCACCGAACGGCACCGTCTTCACCCGGAGAGGATCAAGGCCGCCCGTGTACCGGGAACAACGACCGCCACCACGACTACGCGGCCTGGTCCGCTGCCTATGGCAAGCACAAGAACCCACGGCGCGACTGATCATCCCCGACGGGTGCCTCGACCTCATCGTGACCGACGACCGAGTCTTCATCGCGGGCCCCGACACCCGATCCTGGCAGTCCGCCCTGCCACCGAACACGATGATCACCGGCCTGCGCTTCCAACCCGGCCAGGCCACCCGCGCCCTCGGTGTTCCCGCCGATGCGCTGCGAGATCGCCGCGTGGACCTCGCGGAACTCTGGGGAACCCACGGCGCGGCCCTGACCCGCCGATTGCAGGACGACCCCGACGCACTATCCGCGATCATCGCCCACCGACCCATCGCCCGACCCGACCCCGAACTGCGCGAGGTGCTGGCACGCATCGACGCAGGCGCAACACCGGTGTCCTCGGTGATCGCCGAGATCGCGTTGAGCGAGCGGCAACTG
This Actinoalloteichus hymeniacidonis DNA region includes the following protein-coding sequences:
- a CDS encoding class I SAM-dependent methyltransferase, translating into MTRSFDELISEAATADVTGWGFAWLTGRATEQRAPWGYTRLVAERAVGATALLDVETGGGEVLAGIPGLPARTVATEYWPPNLAVARRTLHPLGVEVVDGDPQQLPFEDETFDLVISRHPVALPWGEAARVLRPGGTLLSQGIGSDSMLELAEAVAGPRPPSTTSRAEGNAEAARAAGLTVTDLRTAALRAEFFDIGAVVYFLRKVVWTVPDFSIETHRAPLAELHQRIRTEGSFVAHAQRFLIEAHKPV
- a CDS encoding helix-turn-helix domain-containing protein, which produces MYREQRPPPRLRGLVRCLWQAQEPTARLIIPDGCLDLIVTDDRVFIAGPDTRSWQSALPPNTMITGLRFQPGQATRALGVPADALRDRRVDLAELWGTHGAALTRRLQDDPDALSAIIAHRPIARPDPELREVLARIDAGATPVSSVIAEIALSERQLRRRFTAAVGYGPATYRRISRLHRAIDRARHATTTSLAEIAAEAGYADQAHLNRDCRELTGRTPATLLRRD
- a CDS encoding helix-turn-helix transcriptional regulator, coding for MGENEMGAFLRARREAVTPAAVGLPDGTRRRTPGLRRGELATIAGISVEYLTRLEQGRDRRPSTEILAALADALHLTSDERIHLYRLTKTVTGNVCHGGAPPSRPRTTVLALLARMDPSPAVIMNPPGDLLAHNTAYRRLTEPTGLLDDETPNLARFVFTDPRAPEVFPEWDRIADERAADLWAAASLGDVPSARLAEELSIAAGTSFSDRFRSPAALPARTGTHQWAHPTAGTLTLPYETLEIPDSDEQRLLVYLPADENTAALDQLTQP
- a CDS encoding aldo/keto reductase, which gives rise to MRHRLLGRSGLRVSELFFGAMSFYENEGDAIGEYRAMLDAYAEAGGNVIDTASAYGQSEQILGELLAGRRDRFVLSSKYTISRDQTDPNAAGNHRKNLVSSLEQSLRRLRTDYLDLYWVHLWDRHTPIEETMRALDDAVRAGKILYVGISDAPAWLISRANTLAQWRDWTAFAAVQLPYNLLRRDAERELLPMAEALGLSVAAWGPLAGGVLSGKFSGGRRSVGDAAVATRVDAESLTEVDHTVAREVLAVAEELGVGAAQVALAWTRSRFAGVHPIVGARNVEQLTENLGAAGLVLSAEAVRRLSAAARFEVGFPGEFLAQCEANPWVFGQTTPTARAAEDTRG
- a CDS encoding DUF4132 domain-containing protein, with the protein product MLVASDGAALPAVVPPAAPSDPKARFRRECRETVRRWMVRSLPIPVTTLVRLFEDETWRDALSALVVVPVDERGALITRSAGLLRDIDADGAVLVVDAAGTVQTLTPERLAIAHPVLLSDLESFQELAVVLEIEQPVSQLFRQTEARPIVMSATATSLTDYADGHFVELGDALERCHTEGLTVRDGYVVCPIFERGRLIEAKYWIGAGSPDLPACTGELFWELPEGTRLRCSEVGPVAWSEGARMAAVVFAGRFGAEAGSVA
- a CDS encoding PPOX class F420-dependent oxidoreductase: MSVFTSNEIAYLRSQPLGRFATVGGDGRPSVRPVGVLFDAEDDVLVIGGVAGSGMAGSKKFRDVVGNPDVSFLVDDLASVDPWAPRGIEVRGRAEPRWGDGPAKGLALAAPFPFDEAWMVIRPRRVLSWGLDGDSFDLAARTVTPAGRG